The following are from one region of the Rhinoraja longicauda isolate Sanriku21f chromosome 11, sRhiLon1.1, whole genome shotgun sequence genome:
- the LOC144598071 gene encoding riboflavin-binding protein-like, protein MMTLLGIFIAILSLGISCNGENCLLGRYHKLSSGPEPGMEECRRFSQSACCFSNYTKQVAVSPMSKVDNTYWDRCGQLSPRCEEYMKKIDCFYHCSPLVFNWVNPNDSYSIHNAPICESFCDDWFAACMNDRTCVRNWISDWEWDEHGNNCRNECIPYQQMYRNGKDLCESMWGMSFKVPSCPCHCLMLDDDDGNVVQHLQSHNSGTSNSMEPYCQQRRNRQREVKERSNNK, encoded by the exons ATGATGACTTTGTTAGGCATTTTTATTGCAATATTGTCGCTGGGAATTAGTTGTAATGGAGAAAATTGTCTATTAGGAAGATATCACAAGTTATCCTCTGGTCCCGAGCCAGGCATGGAAGAATGCAGGCGGTTTTCCCAAT CTGCCTGCTGTTTTTCCAACTACACCAAACAGGTTGCTGTGTCCCCAATGTCTAAGGTAGATAATACATATTGGGACCGATGTGGCCAACTTAGTCCAAG GTGTGAAGAGTACATGAAAAAAATAGACTGTTTCTATCATTGCTCCCCACTTGTTTTCAACTGGGTCAATCCCAATGACTCGTATTCAATTCATAATGCCCCAATTTGTGAGAGCTTTTGCGATGATTG GTTTGCAGCTTGTATGAATGATCGGACCTGTGTGAGAAATTGGATTTCCGATTGGGAATGGGATGAACATGGAAATAATTGCAGAAATGAATGCATTCCCTATCAGCAG ATGTATAGGAATGGAAAGGACCTTTGTGAAAGCATGTGGGGAATGTCATTTAAAGTACCTTCATGCCCTTGCCATTGTCTGATGTTGGACGATGATGATGGCAATGTAGTCCAACATCTACAGTCTCACAATAGTGGAACATCAAACTCAATGGAACCCTACTGTCAGCAGAGGAGGAATAGACAACGTGAAGTGAAAgaaaggagcaacaacaaataa